From Nitrospirota bacterium, one genomic window encodes:
- the glk gene encoding glucokinase yields the protein MLAGDVGGTNTRLACYDTDGRRWSAVAEQVVPSRDHPGLDAIVTAFKSSRRLRFDRACIGIAGPIRDGRCEATNLPWVVDAKRLASELRLPHVRLINDLEANAYGTGALEPADFEILNIGKAGATGNMAVISAGTGLGEAGLFWDGTLHRPFACEGGHSDFAPANELQVGLWTFLSKGQGHVSWERVLSGPGLHNIYRYLRDAGRGDEPSWLKEDLAKGDPSVAISKAALAARSDLCVRALDLFVELYGAEAGNLALKVMAVGGVCVGGGIAPKIIEKMKSSAFMAAFTAKGRMRTLLQDMPVRVILNDRAALLGAARCAWLGV from the coding sequence ATCCTCGCCGGTGATGTCGGGGGTACAAACACCCGCCTAGCCTGCTACGATACGGATGGTCGCCGCTGGTCGGCCGTGGCCGAGCAAGTTGTTCCCAGCCGTGATCATCCGGGACTGGATGCGATCGTCACCGCATTTAAGTCCTCACGTCGCCTGCGCTTCGACCGCGCATGCATCGGGATCGCGGGTCCCATTCGGGATGGTCGGTGCGAGGCCACCAATCTGCCATGGGTGGTGGATGCCAAACGGCTCGCATCGGAGCTCCGTCTTCCGCACGTTCGGCTGATCAACGATTTGGAGGCCAACGCCTATGGGACCGGGGCGCTGGAACCGGCTGATTTCGAAATTCTCAATATCGGAAAGGCAGGCGCCACGGGCAATATGGCGGTCATATCGGCGGGAACGGGACTCGGCGAGGCGGGCCTCTTTTGGGACGGCACGCTGCATCGTCCCTTCGCATGTGAAGGCGGCCATTCCGATTTTGCGCCCGCCAACGAACTTCAGGTCGGTCTTTGGACGTTTCTGTCGAAGGGGCAGGGTCACGTGAGCTGGGAGCGAGTGCTATCCGGCCCCGGCCTCCACAACATCTATCGCTATTTGCGGGACGCGGGGCGGGGGGACGAACCTTCGTGGCTCAAGGAGGATCTGGCCAAGGGAGATCCCTCGGTCGCGATCTCGAAGGCGGCACTCGCCGCCCGGTCGGATCTGTGTGTCCGCGCGCTCGATCTGTTTGTCGAGCTTTACGGCGCCGAAGCGGGAAATCTCGCGCTCAAGGTGATGGCCGTAGGAGGCGTATGTGTGGGCGGCGGAATCGCGCCGAAAATCATTGAAAAAATGAAAAGTTCTGCTTTCATGGCCGCGTTCACCGCCAAGGGGCGCATGCGGACACTCTTGCAGGACATGCCGGTCCGTGTCATCTTGAACGACCGAGCAGCCCTGCTGGGCGCCGCTCGATGCGCCTGGCTGGGCGTCTGA
- a CDS encoding glucose-6-phosphate dehydrogenase, with translation MVTKDLTPTQGTQRPGDPCTVVIFGGAGDLTKRKLVPALVNLVKSDLLSRDFAMIAVAREPMTTEEFRKRMDRDIREYATSAVDGAMWEWFDRRIYYVPGEFKDPALYKKLGEVLTQAEKEHGTHGHQLFYMATPPVFFGEIVRQLGDAGLVREDNSRWRRVVFEKPFGRDLDSARALNRELTKVLDEQQIYRIDHYLGKETVQNMLLFRFANGIHEPVWNRNFVDHVQITVAETVGVEQRGGYYEEAGALRDMVPNHLFQLLALTAMEAPISFEADAVRDEKVKILRSIHPLAPEDILTSSVRGQYGDGMIGDRKLPGYRSEPHVSPQSHTETFVALKLFVENWRWAGVPFYLRTGKRLPKRISEIAIHFKRVPYVLFRDTPVELVEPNLLVVHIQPDEGISLRFEAKIPGPQMRMGPVNMDFRYADYFGAAPTTGYETLLYDCMIGDATLFQRGDMVDAGWTVVSPVLDVWKALPARQFPNYPCGTWGPKEADELLRRDGRQWRMIEDSGGK, from the coding sequence ATGGTAACGAAAGACCTGACCCCAACGCAAGGGACGCAGAGGCCGGGAGACCCTTGCACGGTTGTGATCTTCGGCGGCGCGGGAGATCTGACCAAGAGGAAGCTCGTGCCGGCCCTCGTCAATCTCGTAAAGAGCGATCTCCTGTCCCGGGATTTCGCGATGATCGCCGTCGCCCGCGAACCGATGACAACGGAAGAATTCCGGAAACGAATGGATCGGGATATCCGGGAGTACGCCACCTCCGCCGTGGACGGCGCCATGTGGGAATGGTTTGATCGCCGGATCTATTACGTCCCTGGGGAGTTCAAGGATCCGGCGCTGTACAAGAAGCTTGGCGAGGTTCTGACTCAGGCCGAGAAGGAACACGGCACGCACGGTCATCAACTGTTTTACATGGCCACGCCTCCGGTCTTCTTCGGAGAAATCGTCCGCCAACTGGGCGACGCGGGCCTGGTGCGCGAAGACAACAGCCGGTGGCGAAGGGTGGTCTTCGAAAAACCGTTCGGCCGGGATCTCGATTCCGCGCGGGCGCTGAACCGCGAACTCACAAAAGTCCTCGACGAACAGCAGATCTACCGGATCGACCACTACCTGGGAAAGGAAACGGTCCAAAATATGCTTCTCTTCCGGTTTGCCAACGGAATTCACGAGCCCGTGTGGAATCGGAACTTCGTCGATCACGTCCAAATCACCGTCGCGGAGACCGTGGGCGTCGAGCAACGCGGCGGATATTACGAGGAAGCGGGCGCATTGCGGGACATGGTTCCCAACCACCTCTTTCAGCTTCTGGCCCTCACCGCCATGGAGGCGCCGATCTCCTTCGAGGCTGATGCCGTGCGGGATGAGAAAGTGAAAATTCTTCGGTCGATCCATCCACTTGCCCCCGAAGACATCCTGACAAGCAGCGTAAGGGGGCAATACGGAGACGGCATGATCGGCGACAGGAAACTCCCCGGCTATCGCTCGGAGCCTCACGTCTCGCCCCAATCGCACACCGAGACGTTTGTGGCCCTGAAACTCTTCGTCGAGAATTGGCGGTGGGCGGGCGTTCCCTTCTACCTGCGAACAGGGAAGCGTCTGCCCAAACGCATCAGCGAGATTGCCATTCACTTCAAACGGGTCCCGTACGTCTTGTTTCGGGACACGCCCGTCGAACTCGTCGAGCCCAACCTGCTCGTGGTCCATATCCAGCCGGACGAAGGCATCTCCCTGCGGTTCGAAGCCAAAATCCCGGGGCCACAGATGCGCATGGGTCCGGTCAACATGGACTTCCGGTACGCCGACTACTTCGGAGCGGCGCCCACGACGGGCTACGAGACTCTTCTCTATGATTGCATGATCGGCGATGCCACGCTCTTCCAGCGCGGAGACATGGTGGATGCGGGCTGGACGGTCGTCTCGCCCGTCCTCGATGTCTGGAAGGCGCTGCCGGCGCGGCAGTTCCCGAACTATCCCTGCGGGACGTGGGGGCCGAAGGAAGCGGATGAATTGCTGAGACGGGATGGCCGGCAGTGGCGGATGATCGAGGACAGCGGCGGCAAGTGA
- the gnd gene encoding decarboxylating 6-phosphogluconate dehydrogenase, which translates to MKMGMVGLGRMGANMVRRLLRGKHECVVFDLSADNVKAMAKEGATGAASLDDFTSKLGKPKVAWVMVPAGKPTEETVSALAKGMGKGDVIIDGGNSYFKDDVRRSKTLEPKGISYVDVGTSGGVWGLERGYCMMIGGPKNAVDTITPILKTLAPGKGDTPRTPGREKKSGTAEDGYLHCGPAGAGHFVKMIHNGIEYGLMQAYAEGFDILRNANAKEVAEDCRYDLDIADIAELWRRGSVVGSWLLDLAAMALVENQSLSNYTGFVQDSGEGRWTIQAAIEEAVPADVLSASLYARFRSRQEHTFAEKILSAMRQKFGGHVERPTGG; encoded by the coding sequence ATGAAGATGGGAATGGTCGGCCTCGGCCGGATGGGGGCCAACATGGTTCGGCGCCTCCTTCGAGGCAAGCATGAATGCGTTGTCTTTGACCTGAGCGCGGACAATGTGAAGGCGATGGCCAAAGAGGGAGCGACTGGGGCGGCGTCCCTCGACGATTTCACTTCCAAACTTGGCAAGCCAAAGGTCGCCTGGGTCATGGTGCCGGCGGGGAAGCCGACCGAAGAAACCGTATCGGCGCTCGCCAAAGGCATGGGAAAGGGGGACGTCATCATTGACGGCGGCAATTCGTATTTCAAAGACGACGTTCGCCGGTCGAAAACGCTTGAGCCCAAGGGGATTTCCTACGTGGACGTGGGAACCAGTGGAGGCGTCTGGGGTTTGGAGAGGGGCTACTGCATGATGATCGGCGGTCCGAAGAATGCGGTCGATACGATCACGCCAATCCTGAAGACGCTGGCCCCTGGAAAAGGCGATACGCCGCGAACGCCGGGTCGCGAGAAGAAGTCGGGAACCGCGGAGGATGGCTACCTCCACTGCGGGCCTGCGGGGGCGGGCCATTTTGTGAAGATGATTCACAACGGGATTGAGTACGGTCTGATGCAGGCCTACGCCGAGGGATTCGATATTCTGCGGAATGCCAACGCCAAAGAGGTGGCGGAAGATTGCCGATACGATCTGGACATCGCGGACATAGCGGAGCTGTGGCGGCGGGGAAGCGTGGTCGGCTCGTGGCTTCTCGACCTGGCGGCGATGGCCCTCGTGGAAAACCAGAGCCTCTCCAACTACACGGGATTCGTTCAAGACTCCGGGGAGGGCCGGTGGACGATCCAGGCGGCCATCGAGGAGGCGGTGCCGGCCGATGTTCTTTCGGCCTCGCTTTACGCCCGGTTCCGTTCAAGGCAGGAGCACACGTTTGCGGAGAAGATCCTCTCCGCCATGCGGCAGAAGTTCGGGGGGCATGTGGAACGGCCTACGGGAGGATGA
- a CDS encoding bifunctional transaldolase/phosoglucose isomerase — translation MDGGGGVNPLLATQELGQSIWLDSIRRGLITSGELHQLVEKDGLRGVTSNPAIFEKAISGSPDYNNALKAVERRKDLDAKSLFEELAVKDIQDAADVLWPVYEKTAKRDGYVSLEVSPYLARDSQATVEEARRLWNAVGRDNVMIKVPATPEGIPAIVQIISEGINVNVTLLFARAMYERVSEAFMEGLEKRLAAGGEIGSVCSVASFFISRIDSAVDGQIEARLKGEIRAVDRSLLKSLLGKTAIANAKLTYQRYKEFVRSKRWQALAAKDAKTQRLLWASTGTKNPTYRDVLYIEELIGPDTVNTVPGATLDAYREHGRPRASLEEHLEEAHDSMEILEQVGISMDRVTDKLLDEAVTLFSDAFDKLLAAVEKKREIVLGPRLDRQTFTLPPDLDKAVKTTVEDWRKGGKIRRLWARDTGLWTRSDESNWMGWLGITDDQLAHLDPLKRLSDEVRTAGYLHALLLGMGGSSLGPEVLKKTFGRIAGFPELLVLDSTDPAQIASFEGRIDLSKTLFIVSSKSGSTLEPNIFKQYFFEKARKALGEKDAGRRFIAITDPGSKMQAVAEGDGFGHVFFGRASIGGRYSVLSDFGMVPAAIMGLDVSKVLDRAEEMVHSCASCVPPESNPGVALGIVLGEAVRQGKDKVTLIASPAVAALGAWLEQLLAESTGKSGKGLIPIDIEEPGPPSAYGQDRVFVHMRLDSAPDPKQDVAVDALEKAGHPVVRIHMADPYEIGQEFFRWEIATAVAGSILGIHPFNQPDVEASKIATRRLTSEYEKSGTLPGETPLFRSDGLALYADAMNAAALNRGVGKSRTLSVYLKSHLDRLGAGDYFALLAYVEMTEAHERTLHSIRHAVRDSKRVATCLGFGPRFLHSTGQAYKGGPNSGVFLQVTCDDAADLPVPGQNYTFGVVKAAQARGDFEVLAERERRALRVHLGKDVESGLALLGKVIREALR, via the coding sequence ATGGATGGAGGTGGCGGGGTGAATCCCCTTCTGGCCACGCAGGAACTCGGACAGTCCATCTGGCTCGACTCCATCCGGCGCGGCTTGATCACCAGCGGCGAACTCCATCAACTGGTCGAGAAGGATGGACTCCGAGGTGTGACGTCCAATCCTGCCATTTTTGAAAAAGCGATCTCGGGAAGCCCGGACTACAACAACGCGCTCAAGGCGGTCGAACGCCGAAAAGACTTGGACGCCAAATCCCTCTTCGAGGAACTGGCCGTGAAGGATATCCAGGATGCCGCCGATGTGCTGTGGCCCGTCTATGAGAAAACGGCCAAGCGAGACGGGTATGTCAGCCTTGAAGTCTCTCCGTACCTGGCCCGCGATTCCCAGGCCACGGTCGAGGAAGCGCGCCGGCTCTGGAATGCCGTGGGGCGTGACAATGTCATGATCAAAGTCCCGGCGACCCCGGAGGGGATTCCCGCCATCGTTCAGATCATCAGCGAAGGCATCAACGTCAACGTCACGCTCCTCTTCGCCCGGGCGATGTATGAGCGAGTTTCGGAAGCCTTCATGGAAGGTCTGGAGAAACGACTGGCCGCGGGCGGCGAAATCGGCTCGGTGTGCAGCGTTGCCAGTTTCTTCATCAGCCGGATCGACTCCGCGGTGGATGGTCAGATCGAGGCGCGGCTCAAGGGGGAGATCCGGGCAGTCGACCGGTCGCTTCTGAAAAGCCTCCTCGGCAAAACGGCCATCGCGAATGCCAAGCTGACCTATCAGCGCTACAAGGAGTTCGTTCGGTCAAAGCGGTGGCAGGCGCTCGCGGCCAAGGACGCCAAGACGCAGCGCCTCCTCTGGGCCAGCACGGGAACGAAGAACCCCACGTATCGGGATGTACTCTACATCGAGGAACTGATCGGGCCGGACACGGTGAACACGGTTCCCGGCGCCACGCTGGATGCCTATCGCGAGCACGGCCGGCCGAGGGCGAGTTTGGAGGAGCATCTGGAAGAGGCCCACGACTCGATGGAAATCCTTGAGCAGGTCGGCATCTCGATGGACCGCGTGACCGACAAGCTTTTGGATGAAGCCGTCACGCTGTTTTCGGACGCCTTCGACAAGCTGCTGGCGGCGGTTGAGAAAAAACGCGAGATCGTGTTGGGACCGCGCCTGGATCGTCAGACCTTTACGCTGCCCCCCGATTTGGACAAGGCCGTGAAAACGACCGTGGAGGATTGGCGCAAGGGAGGGAAGATCCGCCGTCTTTGGGCGCGCGATACGGGCCTCTGGACAAGATCCGATGAATCGAACTGGATGGGATGGCTCGGCATCACCGACGACCAGCTCGCACATTTGGACCCTCTGAAGCGGTTGTCCGACGAGGTCCGAACAGCAGGCTATTTGCACGCGCTCCTCCTGGGGATGGGGGGGTCGAGTCTCGGTCCAGAGGTGCTGAAAAAGACGTTTGGACGGATCGCAGGATTTCCGGAGTTGCTCGTTCTCGATTCGACGGACCCTGCGCAAATCGCCTCCTTCGAGGGGCGGATCGATCTATCCAAGACCCTCTTCATCGTCTCCAGCAAGTCCGGCAGCACGCTGGAACCAAATATCTTCAAGCAATACTTCTTCGAAAAGGCCAGGAAAGCGTTGGGCGAGAAGGATGCAGGTCGTCGATTCATCGCCATTACGGACCCGGGATCCAAGATGCAGGCGGTGGCGGAAGGCGATGGATTCGGCCATGTCTTTTTCGGAAGGGCGAGCATCGGTGGGCGCTATTCCGTGTTGTCCGATTTCGGCATGGTCCCGGCGGCGATCATGGGTCTGGATGTATCGAAAGTTCTCGATCGGGCCGAGGAGATGGTTCATTCGTGCGCTTCGTGCGTGCCGCCTGAAAGCAATCCCGGCGTGGCGCTGGGAATCGTTCTCGGTGAAGCGGTGCGCCAGGGGAAAGACAAGGTGACACTCATCGCGTCGCCGGCCGTGGCGGCCTTGGGCGCTTGGTTGGAACAACTGCTGGCGGAATCGACCGGGAAATCCGGCAAAGGACTCATCCCGATCGACATCGAGGAGCCGGGACCGCCCTCGGCCTACGGCCAGGATCGCGTGTTCGTCCATATGCGGCTCGATTCGGCACCCGACCCGAAACAGGATGTGGCCGTGGACGCTTTGGAAAAAGCGGGCCACCCGGTCGTGCGGATCCACATGGCCGATCCGTACGAAATCGGGCAGGAATTCTTTCGATGGGAAATCGCCACCGCCGTAGCCGGCTCGATCCTGGGAATCCATCCGTTCAACCAACCGGATGTGGAGGCGAGCAAGATCGCCACGCGTCGCTTGACGTCAGAATATGAGAAGTCAGGCACCCTGCCCGGGGAAACACCCCTGTTTAGATCGGATGGGCTGGCACTGTACGCGGACGCAATGAATGCCGCGGCACTCAATCGTGGGGTGGGAAAATCGCGTACGCTTTCCGTGTATTTGAAGTCGCATCTTGACCGACTGGGTGCGGGGGACTACTTCGCGCTCCTGGCCTACGTCGAAATGACGGAGGCGCACGAACGCACTTTGCATTCGATCCGCCACGCAGTGCGGGATTCGAAACGGGTGGCCACCTGTCTGGGCTTCGGTCCTCGCTTTCTGCATTCAACGGGTCAGGCCTATAAGGGTGGACCCAACAGCGGGGTGTTCCTACAAGTTACATGCGACGATGCGGCAGATCTGCCCGTACCGGGGCAGAACTACACGTTCGGCGTCGTGAAAGCCGCCCAGGCCCGGGGCGATTTCGAGGTCCTGGCGGAGCGCGAGCGGCGGGCGCTTCGGGTCCACTTGGGAAAAGATGTGGAGTCGGGCTTGGCTTTGTTGGGGAAAGTCATTCGCGAGGCTCTGCGGTAG
- the rpiB gene encoding ribose 5-phosphate isomerase B has product MRVVIGSDHAGFELKQFVVAVLRELQHPVADVGTYSAEPADYPDYAEKVGVAIREGKADRGIVICGSGVGASVAANKLPGIRAGLCHDTYSAKQGVSHDAMNVLVLGARVIGREVARELVTAFLSTEFSTVERHVRRLNKVNTLEKKYSRQGEPVRPPAASPAKRTPPARRVRSHR; this is encoded by the coding sequence ATGCGCGTGGTCATCGGATCGGATCATGCGGGATTCGAACTGAAGCAGTTCGTCGTAGCCGTCCTGCGCGAGCTTCAGCATCCGGTGGCCGACGTCGGCACCTACAGCGCGGAGCCGGCCGACTATCCCGACTACGCGGAGAAAGTCGGAGTGGCCATCCGGGAAGGAAAGGCCGATCGAGGGATCGTGATCTGCGGGAGCGGGGTCGGCGCCTCCGTGGCGGCGAACAAACTCCCGGGGATCCGGGCCGGATTGTGTCACGATACCTATTCGGCCAAGCAGGGCGTGTCGCACGACGCGATGAATGTACTCGTCCTGGGAGCACGGGTCATCGGCCGTGAGGTTGCGCGCGAACTCGTCACCGCGTTCTTGAGCACGGAGTTCAGTACCGTGGAGCGGCATGTGCGTCGCCTGAACAAGGTAAACACTCTCGAAAAGAAATATTCGAGACAAGGAGAACCCGTCCGGCCTCCGGCCGCTTCCCCCGCCAAACGGACGCCCCCCGCACGCCGAGTCCGATCCCACCGCTGA
- the tkt gene encoding transketolase, which yields MDDKSLDSLCINTIRTLAMDAVQQANSGHPGTPMAMAPVAYCLWQRFLRFDPEDPIWPNRDRFVLSMGHASMLLYSLLHLAGVKAVNAKYERLGEPSVGLDDIKRFRQLDSRCPGHPEYHWTSGVETTTGPLGQGVATSVGMAIAGRWLGTTFNRPDLEMFNYSVYALCGDGCMMEGVSSEAASLAGHLRLSNLCWIYDNNRITIEGHTDWAFSEDVATRFIGYGWNVTRVGDANDLDMLERAFRTFKATNDRPTLVIVDSHIAYGAPHKQDTSAAHGEPLGEDEIRAAKKNYGWPEDAKFLVPDGVRGHFGKGIGERGSRLRKEWMERFESYRLKFPDFAESLLNMQKRALPAGWDKDLPTFAPDVKGVAGREASAKILNALAKEIPWLIGGSADLAPSTKTRLTFDGAGDSTASTPGGRNFHFGVREHAMGAVLNGLSLSKVRPFGSGFLIFSDYSRPAIRLAAIMEIPVIYIFTHDSIGVGEDGPTHQPIEQLASLRAIPGLLTFRPADANETVEAWKVIMQLQHEPAALVLSRQAIPTLDRSKFASASGLTKGAYVLADAPNGKPDVILMGSGSEVNLCIEAHEKLAKTGVRSRVVSMPCWELFEQQTVSYRDGVLPPDVKARVAVEQAATFGWERYVGLTGAVIGMRSFGASAPLKELQSKFGFTVDRVVDGARAQLSLKG from the coding sequence GTGGACGATAAGTCACTGGACTCACTCTGCATCAATACCATTCGAACGCTGGCCATGGACGCCGTTCAGCAGGCCAACTCCGGCCACCCCGGAACGCCGATGGCCATGGCGCCGGTGGCGTATTGCCTTTGGCAGCGGTTTCTTCGCTTCGATCCGGAAGATCCGATCTGGCCGAACCGGGATCGATTCGTCCTCTCGATGGGGCACGCCTCGATGCTGCTTTACTCGCTGTTGCACCTCGCGGGTGTGAAAGCCGTCAATGCGAAATATGAGCGTCTGGGCGAGCCGTCGGTGGGACTGGACGACATCAAGCGGTTCAGACAACTTGACAGCAGGTGTCCCGGCCATCCCGAGTATCACTGGACCTCCGGTGTGGAGACCACCACCGGCCCATTGGGACAGGGCGTCGCCACGAGCGTCGGCATGGCGATCGCGGGACGATGGTTGGGGACGACCTTCAATCGTCCCGATCTCGAAATGTTCAACTACAGCGTCTATGCGCTCTGCGGGGACGGTTGCATGATGGAGGGCGTCTCCTCCGAAGCGGCCTCGTTGGCCGGTCACCTACGTTTGTCGAATCTCTGCTGGATCTACGACAACAACCGGATCACCATCGAAGGGCACACGGACTGGGCCTTCAGCGAGGACGTGGCCACGCGATTCATCGGCTATGGATGGAACGTGACGCGGGTTGGGGACGCGAACGATCTGGACATGCTGGAGAGGGCTTTTCGTACGTTCAAAGCCACAAACGACCGGCCCACACTGGTGATCGTCGATAGTCACATTGCGTATGGCGCGCCCCACAAACAGGACACCAGCGCGGCGCACGGGGAACCGCTGGGGGAAGACGAAATCCGGGCGGCGAAGAAGAACTACGGCTGGCCGGAGGATGCGAAATTCCTGGTGCCGGACGGGGTACGCGGACACTTCGGCAAGGGGATCGGGGAACGGGGCTCGCGTCTTCGCAAAGAATGGATGGAGCGTTTCGAGTCCTACCGGTTGAAGTTTCCGGACTTCGCCGAGAGCTTGTTGAACATGCAGAAACGTGCGCTCCCGGCCGGATGGGACAAAGATCTTCCGACGTTTGCCCCCGACGTGAAGGGCGTTGCGGGACGCGAAGCTTCAGCCAAAATCCTGAATGCTCTCGCGAAGGAGATTCCATGGCTGATCGGGGGCTCGGCCGACCTCGCTCCTTCCACCAAAACGCGACTGACGTTCGACGGGGCGGGGGATTCGACCGCCTCGACGCCCGGCGGGAGGAATTTCCATTTCGGCGTGCGTGAGCACGCGATGGGGGCCGTGCTGAACGGGCTTTCGCTCTCCAAAGTGCGACCCTTTGGGTCGGGCTTTCTCATCTTCAGCGATTACTCTCGTCCCGCGATCCGCCTCGCGGCGATCATGGAAATTCCCGTGATATACATTTTCACACACGATTCGATTGGGGTTGGTGAGGACGGTCCCACCCATCAGCCGATTGAACAGTTGGCTTCTCTTCGCGCGATACCGGGCCTACTCACGTTCCGCCCGGCGGACGCCAATGAAACGGTCGAAGCCTGGAAAGTGATCATGCAACTTCAACATGAGCCGGCGGCGCTCGTCCTCAGCCGCCAGGCAATCCCCACGCTGGATCGCTCGAAATTCGCGTCGGCCTCCGGACTTACGAAGGGCGCCTATGTGCTCGCCGACGCGCCGAACGGCAAGCCGGACGTGATCCTCATGGGCAGCGGAAGCGAAGTCAACCTCTGCATAGAGGCGCATGAAAAGCTCGCGAAGACGGGAGTGCGATCCCGCGTGGTCAGCATGCCCTGCTGGGAACTGTTTGAACAACAAACCGTGTCCTATCGGGACGGCGTCCTTCCGCCTGACGTGAAAGCGCGGGTGGCGGTGGAGCAGGCCGCGACCTTCGGTTGGGAGCGGTACGTGGGCTTGACCGGCGCCGTCATCGGCATGCGCTCCTTCGGCGCCTCGGCGCCCCTCAAGGAGCTTCAATCCAAGTTCGGCTTCACCGTGGATAGGGTCGTGGACGGAGCGAGGGCACAGCTGTCCCTCAAGGGATAG